In one window of Arctopsyche grandis isolate Sample6627 chromosome 6, ASM5162203v2, whole genome shotgun sequence DNA:
- the LOC143913153 gene encoding mitochondrial disaggregase-like, translating to MSGLKLFLSTFWRKSFQNIKAAASANRISSNYFRSRYKPFILLYNLHRYHFYGKNNYVSRLGYATLGSVGLYLTASEHSTDEDWIFSAAQIGDVQQIVRYCGKEKNKISPDTRHTLGWTLLMVASANGHADVVRELLKMGAQPDLQDEYHNPKKTADMLGLNPISVLRTRENDFCTVMNGRANYAGFSALHYAALADVEDVTKILVEAGADPSLRDHAGRKPFDYAREGSLTKRTLIEYAKQKEALLQLEERKRFPLEQRLRQFIVGQQGAINTVAAAVRRKENGWADDEHPLVFLFLGSSGIGKTELAKQVANYIHKDNPQGFIRLDMSEYQTKHEVAKLIGAPPGYIGHDEGGQLTKHLAKQKDAVVLFDEVDKAHPDVLTVLLQLFDEGRLTDGKGKLIECKNAIFVMTSNLASGEIARYGLKLREEAENISKSKIDGNSTIDVEVEDKEEITVSRQFKDNIVRPILKKHFARDEFLGRINEIVYFLPFSRQELLTLVTMELNSWAKKAKSRHSVELKWESGVLGCLADGYDIHYGARSIKYEVERRVVNKIALAAEKGLLEKECNIMVTTTENGVINISIKKKGESNYNIVV from the exons ATGAGTGGACTAAAATTGTTTTTGTCGACTTTTTGGAGAAAATCGTTTCAGAATATAAAAGCAGCGGCTTCTGCAAATAGAATATCTTCAAATTACTTTCGCTCACGTTACAAaccttttatattgttgtataaTCTTCATCGTTATCatttttatggaaaaaataattatgtatcgAGATTAGGCTATGCCACGTTAGGAAGTGTTGGACTGTATTTAACAGCTTCTGAACATTCAACGGATG aagacTGGATTTTTTCAGCTGCTCAGATAGGAGATGTTCAGCAGATTGTCAG ATATTGcggcaaagaaaaaaataaaatatctccaGATACACGTCATACTTTAGGTTGGACTCTTTTGATGGTAGCTTCTGCAAATGGACATGCGGACGTTGTCCGAGAATTATTGAAAATGGGAGCTCAACCTGATTTACAAGATGAATACCACAATCCTAAGAAAACTGCTGACATGTTGGGTTTAAATCCAATCTCAG ttttgaGAACGAGGGAGAATGATTTTTGTACTGTAATGAATGGTAGAGCTAATTATGCTGGATTTTCTGCTTTGCATTATGCTGCTTTAGCTGATGTGGAAGATGTTACAAAAATATTGGTAGAAGCCGGAGCAGATCCGTCGTTACGCGATCATGCTGGTCGAAAACCATTTGATTACGCTAGAGAAGGAAGTTTGACCAAAAGAACGTTGATAGAATATGCTAAACAG aaaGAAGCTTTGTTGCAACTTGAAGAAAGAAAGCGATTTCCTTTAGAACAACGACTACGGCAATTTATAGTTGGTCAACAAGGAGCTATAAACACTGTAGCGGCAG cTGTTAGAAGAAAAGAGAATGGATGGGCGGATGATGAACATCCTCTCGTTTTTTTGTTCTTGGGTAGTTCTGGTATAGGAAAGACTGAACTAGCCAAGCAAGTggccaattatatacataaagatAATCCCCAAGGCTTCATCAGACTCGATATGTCAGAATATCAAACAAAACATGag GTTGCAAAATTGATTGGAGCACCACCAGGATATATTGGTCATGACGAAGGTGGTCAATTAACAAAACATCTTGCAAAACAGAAGGATGCTGTTGTATTATTTGATGAGGTTGACAAAGCTCATCCTGATGTATTAACAGTTTTATTGCAACTTTTCGATGAA GGAAGACTTACAGATGGCAAAGGAAAGTTAATAGAAtgtaaaaatgcaatttttgtCATGACCAGTAATTTAGCAAGTGGTGAAATTGCAAGATACGGACTTAAATTGAGAGAAGAAGCAGAAAATATCAGCAAAAGTAAAATAGATGGCAATTCTACTAtcg atgttgAAGTAGAGGACAAAGAGGAAATAACTGTTTCTCgccaatttaaagacaacataGTTCGTCCCAttctaaaaaaacattttgcTCGTGATGAGTTTCTTGGGCGCATAAATGAAATTGTTTACTTCTTACCGTTTTCAAGACAAGAACTGCTCACTTTGGTGACGATGGAACTTAATTCTTGGGCTAAGAAA gCTAAGTCCCGTCATTCAGTTGAATTGAAATGGGAGAGTGGTGTCCTAGGTTGCTTGGCGGATGGTTATGATATTCATTATGGAGCACGGTCTATAAAGTACGAAGTAGAGAGAAGAGTTGTTAACAAAATAG CTTTAGCTGCTGAAAAAGGTTTACTTGAAAAAGAATGCAATATAATGGTCACTACTACTGAAAATGGAGTTATAAATATATCGATCAAGAAAAAGGGAGAATCAAATTATAACATTGTCGTTTAA